One Acidobacteriota bacterium genomic window, AGTCTTGGCGGGAACCTCGCCCCACAAGAGCAATTGGCCCTGTTGCAGGCTCGCGTGCAAGATCAGCAAGGTGATGTTTCCTTTATGTTTGGGATTGAACGGATCGTGCGGGCATTTCAACATAGCCGCGCACGGCTGCCAAGCGGGCGGCGGCAAGAAGGTGTAAATACGCAGAAATGCAGCCTGGGTACGCACCGCTTCCAGCGTGCAGACTTGGCGTGTGACGGATGGAGGCCGCAGGCAAACCCTCCGGCATGGTCACATCCGCTGCCAAGCCTGCACGCTGACAGCGGCACGCATCAGATAACACCTACGCTTGGCCAGCCAGCGCCAATCAAGTTTCAAACTATCTCCGAATCAAATGGCCGGAACTCTGCGAGAAGCTGGAAATCGCCTGGATTTTTCGTTTGAACAGTGAAGCCGTGGCTGGCGACGGACATCGCAATCAGCGCGTCATTTGTCAGGCGCGCCCTGCCGACCAGATTGAACCCATACTTCTGCCCGACTTTGGCAAGCACCTGTCCGGCGCTCGTCCAATCGCGGCGGTCTGGCACCAACAGCCGCCCAATCTGCAAGAACTCGCGTTCCATTCGTTGTAAATCCCATCGCACCTTTGCATCCACCGCGCCGACGTAAAGCTCTTCCAGCACGACCACGCTCAACCACAACGGACGTGTTTGCCGATCGCCGGTGCGCACCGCCCGCCGCAGTCCAAGGATGGCGGCATCACCCTGCCGCAGCGCCGAAATATAGACCGAAGTATCAAAGAGGATGCCGGACAAAGCTTATCCCTCCGCTTCGCCAAGTCTGCCAAAGACATCCTTGATGACGGCACCGCTTTTGATGAAGCGCTCCGTGGCCGTCCAGGCGCGCCGCTGGCGTTCGTGCTCGGAGATCACTTCTTCGAGGGCGCGTTCGATGGTTTCAGCCTCGGTCTGGGTGCCGAGCACCTTCTGAGCGCGTTTGATTTTGGTTTCGTCAAGCGCGTAGCGCTTCTGCTTGATCGCTGAATTGCGTGCCATGCTGAAATGCTCCTTTCGCGAGCAGCATACGGCGAAGGGTATGTGCCGGGCAATGAATCTTTTGATGGCTCGTCCGGCTTATTCTTGGCGGCTTAGATCGGTTTTCACTTCAGTGTAGGGGAAATTGCGCCACGAGACGGTACCGCGCGCGTCAGCAAGCGGAGTGTGGGATGGCAGCCAATGATCTGGCAGTGATGCGCCGCTTGCTGACGCGCGCGGTACCGTCTCAAGGCTTCGCCCATCACGTACACGCGATTGCAAACCGATCTAGCGGCGAGGACACCGCTACAGCTTAGGCGGGCAATTGCGCGCAAGTGATGCTGGTAATTCAGCTCCAAGCAAAAGACAATGCCGGCCAATGAAGTAACCACATTCAGTTTTCGGAAGAGAAATAAGGTCATGAACCATTCCAAACGTATTTGGCTGCCCGCCGCCGGACTTGCTCTTGCATTCACCTTGCTGCCGTTTTGGACAGCCGCACAACAACCTCGCCCCCAGCCTCAACAATCCTTGGCGCAAGCTCCCGCTGACGATGTCTTGCGCGCCGCGCCGCCGCTGGCGCGCTTGTTCGCCTTGGATGCCTACACGCAATACGAATTGCTGGATGATCCTGAGTCGCACGCCTTCCGCATCGTCTTCTTGCCGCAGGAGACGCGGGCCGGGGCGACGCTGCTCATCAATGGCACGCGGCACGGGAGTGATGGCGGGGGCATTGAGGTCTACGATCCGCGCACGGGCGAGCCGTTGAAGTTCGAGTATATCGGCGGTGAAGAGGCGCAGGCGCGCAAGCTGCCGGGCCAGTTCGTGCCGGAAGATCATTACATCGTGGCGCAGTTGCCGCGGCCTGTGCCGGTGGGCGGCGAGGGGCGCGTGTTGATTATAAAGACGTACAAGGATGCGCGGACGTATTACGCCGAGGGCGGGCAGATTGTCTGGGTGCGGGCGCTGAGCGCAATGCGCTTTGGTGTCGTGTTGCCGCGCGGGTATGCGTTCGCTTCAGCCAACATCGCATCGCAGGTGACGACGCTGCCGGATGGGCGGTTGAAGCTGTCGTTGACCAATCCGAGCGGCGGCGGTTCGCCGATTACGATTCGGGCGCGGAAGACGGCTGTGACGTTTGAGGGGCTGCCGGATTGGGAGAAGAGCCGCGACAAGGCTTGGGATGACAGCCGGACGCTGTACGATTTGGACGCGCCGGAGACGCATCGGTTCCGCGTTGAGCAAACTTACAGCGAGATGCGCAAGGGCGAGCGCGTCCGGCTGAACAATGCGCCTGCGCTTGATTTGAAGGTCATTGATTTGGACACGGCGCAAGCGTTGAAGTTGGCGAAAGAGGGCCGGGCAGTCGTCGCCAAACTTGAAGTGCCTATCGTGAATGAGCGGCAGAGCGCGCGATTGAAAGTGGGCGGCAGCGTCGCTGATCCGTTGGCGTATAGCGTGGCGAAAGGGACGTTGCGCTTTCAACGCACGGTGACAGGCTTGCGCAATACGATCTTGCTGCCTGCGGGTTGGGAGGTGGCGAGCGTGTCGCAGCCGTGTACATTGGGGACGTATCAGGGGCGTGCGTTTGTGGCTTTGGTGAACATTCAGCAAGAGGATGCGGTGAAAGTCGGTCTTACCGCGCGCCGGGAAGGCGGCGAGGGCCAGCCACGTTAGGTTTCAGGCCGTCGCCCACGCTTGCGCGCCGCCGCTTTTGAGATTTTTGCGGGCGGGCCGTGAAAAATTGAGGCGCATGATTGCGCCGCCGCTTCGCTGCTTGACAGAGATGCGGAGCGTATGGAAAACTCCGCCTCTCAAATTCGGGAATTCACAAACTTCGAGTTTGCCAAGCTAGTCCAGATAACTTAAACGCAACGACAATCCGCGAAGATGGAGGCTTTTCTATGCCGCAACTCTTTCGGCGCAGCAGTAACACGCTTGCGCGTTTGAGTCTTGTGCTCGTCGTGTTGGCGGCGGGCGGCGCCGGGTGGGCGCTACTTGAATTGCAACGTTCGTCCTATATTACACAGGCATTTGTGGCCCGCGATCAGCCGGTTCAGTTTTCCCATAAACACCACGTGGGGGATGACGGCATTGATTGCCGTTATTGCCATCTCACGGTTGAGACGGCGGCCAGCGCTGGTTTGCCTCCGACAAAAACGTGCATGAATTGCCATTCTCAATTGTTTTCCAATACCCAGTATCTGGAGATCGTGCGCGCCAGTTGGAGAAATAATCAGCCCATCAAATGGACCAAAGTGCACGACTTGCCCGACTTCGCTTATTTCAATCACAGCATTCACGTCAACAAAGGCGTCGGCTGTTCGACCTGCCACGGGCGGATTGATGAAATGCCCGGCATTTGGAATGTTTCGTCGTTGCAAATGGAGTGGTGCATTCAATGCCACCGCAACCCCGAAGCGGTGCTGCGTGACAAGAAAGACATCACCAATATGGAGTGGCAGGCCGGACCCGATCAGGCCGTCAAAGGCAAAGAGCTTGCCCAAAAATACAACATTCAGTCGAAAGAAGTGCTGACGAGCTGTTCGACTTGCCATAGATAACAGTTGTCGGTGGGCGGTATTCGGCTGTGTAGGCGCAGCACCGGCTACCGACGACTGAAGACTGACTACCGAGTTGGAAAACAATGTCTCATCGAGAACATCATCCTGAACTTGAGCCGATTCGCGCAAAGCTCAAAGAGGCCAAAGGCCGTGAATTCTGGCGCAGCCTGGAAGAACTGGCCGACACCGAGCGCTTCAAAGAGTTTTTGCACCGCGAGTTTCCCGCTTTGAATGCGCCGGAAGGGGATCCGTCCTGGCTTGATCCGGCTGGTCGGCGCAGCTTTTTGAAGCTGATGGGCGCTTCGATGGCGTTTGCCGGCTTGACCGCTTGCACGGTGCAACCGACCGAACTCGCCGTGCCGTATGTGCAGAACCCGGATGGATACTTGCCGGGCAAATCCTATTTCTTTGCGACGGCGATGCGTTTGCACGGCGTGGCCGAGGGCCTGCTGGTCGAAAGCCACGAAGGCCGTCCGACCAAGATCGAGGGCAACCCCGAACACCCGGCCAGCAAGGGCGGCACGAGCGTGCTGTCGCAGGCTTCGATTTTGAACCTCTATGATCCTGATCGCTCCCGGTCGGTGCTTTATAAAGGTTCGACGGCGCGCTGGGGCGATTTGCTGGATGCCTTGCGCGGTGTGCTGGACACACAGCGTCCGAAGAAAGGCGCCGGGTTGCGCATCCTGACCGAAGCGACGACCTCGCCCACGCTGGGCGCACAGTTCAAAGCGCTGCTGACCGACCTGCCCGAAGCCAAGTGGCACCAGTACGAGCCGGGCGGCCCGAATGAAGCGCGGCTGGGCAGCAAGCTGGCGTTTGGGCAGATGCTCAATACCGTTTACAAATTCGATCAAGCGGATGTGGTCTTGTCGCTCGACGCCGATTTTCTAGTCGAAGGGGCGGGCAATTTGCGCTATGCGCGTGACTTCATCAATCGCCGCCGGTTGGTTGATGGCAAGACGGAAATGAATCGCCTGTACGTGGCCGAAAGCACGGTGACGCGTACCGGGGCCAAAGCCGATCACCGTTTGCCCATCAAAGCCAGGGAAGTCGAAAACCTTGCGCGGGCCGTGGCTGCCGAAGTCGGCGCGCCAGGCGTCAGCGGCAGCTTGAGCGGGGAAGCCGATAAATTTGCCAAGGCCGTGGCCAAAGACTTGAGCGCCCACAAAGGCAAATGCATTGTGGTTGCTGGTCAGCACCAACCCGCTGCGGTGCACGCCTTGGCGCATGTCATCAACGCCGCGCTTGGGAATGTTGGTCAGACGGTAGTGCACACCGCTTCGCTTGAAGCCGCGCCAGCCGACCACGGCGCTTCGATCTCTGAGCTAACCGCCGCCTTGAACGAAGGCAAAGTCGAAGTGCTGGTCATCATCGGGGCGAATCCGGTTTACACCGCGCCGCACGATTTGAAATTCGGCGACGCGCTGCAAAAAGCCGGGTTGCGCATCCATATGGGTTCGCATCACGACGAAACCGGCGAGCTTTGCCATTGGCATATTCCCGAAGCGCATTACCTGGAAGATTGGAGCGATGCCCTGGCTTACGATGGCACTGTTTCGATCATTCAGCCGCTGATCAAACCGCTTTACGAAAGCAAATCGCCGCACGAACTGATCGCGGCGCTGGCCGGGTATGCGACCAAAACCAGTTACGATCTGGTGCGCGACACTTGGAAGGCGCGGCTCGGCGCGGACTTTGAAGCCAAGTGGAA contains:
- a CDS encoding type II toxin-antitoxin system VapC family toxin → MSGILFDTSVYISALRQGDAAILGLRRAVRTGDRQTRPLWLSVVVLEELYVGAVDAKVRWDLQRMEREFLQIGRLLVPDRRDWTSAGQVLAKVGQKYGFNLVGRARLTNDALIAMSVASHGFTVQTKNPGDFQLLAEFRPFDSEIV
- a CDS encoding cytochrome c3 family protein is translated as MPQLFRRSSNTLARLSLVLVVLAAGGAGWALLELQRSSYITQAFVARDQPVQFSHKHHVGDDGIDCRYCHLTVETAASAGLPPTKTCMNCHSQLFSNTQYLEIVRASWRNNQPIKWTKVHDLPDFAYFNHSIHVNKGVGCSTCHGRIDEMPGIWNVSSLQMEWCIQCHRNPEAVLRDKKDITNMEWQAGPDQAVKGKELAQKYNIQSKEVLTSCSTCHR
- a CDS encoding TAT-variant-translocated molybdopterin oxidoreductase; the encoded protein is MSHREHHPELEPIRAKLKEAKGREFWRSLEELADTERFKEFLHREFPALNAPEGDPSWLDPAGRRSFLKLMGASMAFAGLTACTVQPTELAVPYVQNPDGYLPGKSYFFATAMRLHGVAEGLLVESHEGRPTKIEGNPEHPASKGGTSVLSQASILNLYDPDRSRSVLYKGSTARWGDLLDALRGVLDTQRPKKGAGLRILTEATTSPTLGAQFKALLTDLPEAKWHQYEPGGPNEARLGSKLAFGQMLNTVYKFDQADVVLSLDADFLVEGAGNLRYARDFINRRRLVDGKTEMNRLYVAESTVTRTGAKADHRLPIKAREVENLARAVAAEVGAPGVSGSLSGEADKFAKAVAKDLSAHKGKCIVVAGQHQPAAVHALAHVINAALGNVGQTVVHTASLEAAPADHGASISELTAALNEGKVEVLVIIGANPVYTAPHDLKFGDALQKAGLRIHMGSHHDETGELCHWHIPEAHYLEDWSDALAYDGTVSIIQPLIKPLYESKSPHELIAALAGYATKTSYDLVRDTWKARLGADFEAKWKKALHDGLVENTALPALPLDQVALKSDWSANAKPTAQNDREIVFRLDPSVHDGRYANNGWLQETPKPLSKVTWDNYAIISPKTATELGLAPDKEWHATKANLINLKHGTEELALPVWVQPGQPDNSITVFLGYGRKRAGNVGTGTGFDTYRLRTSAEPWIATNGVSFAAASGTYVLATTQEHFNIDTSGLEEGDLQPRHIVRTTVLEEYKKDPQSVHHGAHKPGKELTIYKPEQYPYNGYAWGMTIDMNACIGCNACIVACVSENNIAVVGKDVVTRGRIMHWLRIDTYFKGDTVNPEVYFQPMLCQHCEQAPCEVVCPVNATVHDAEGLNVQVYNRCVGTRYCSNNCPYKVRRFNYLLYGDWESPSLKNVRNPDVTVRTRGVMEKCTYCTQRIQQGKIEAEKQNRKVQDGDIQTACQTACPTEAIIFGDINDQSARVHKLKNEARNYEVLADLNTRPRTSYLAEIRNPNPELAGSASGSHGSATTGGEAKHG